A single window of Acetobacteraceae bacterium DNA harbors:
- the uvrA gene encoding excinuclease ABC subunit UvrA — translation MSSHFAPSASSSSKNLPKKGGKEYLKGPCIRVRGARTHNLKNVNADIPRDTLTVITGLSGSGKSSLAFDTIYAEGQRRYVESLSAYARQFLELMGKPDVDSIEGLSPAISIEQKTTSKNPRSTVGTITEIHDYMRLLWARAGVPYSPSTGLPIEAQSVSQMVDRVMALPEKIRLMLIAPVVRGRKGDGAKDLAELAQKGFSRVRVDGEVYDMADVPKLNRRTRHDIDVVVDRLVVREGIEQRLADSLETGLSLSDGLIFVEEVLPPSAHPEEGKELIKLSFSARYSCPVSGFMIESIEPRLFSFNAPMGACPTCDGLGTETNFDENLIVPDETLSLKEGAIAPWRDNGWDKGDFYAQTLEAIAKHKGEKTSTKWQNLKKETRDYILHGGDDLIKIPYVEGTQVHIVRRVFEGVIGQLERRLARTDSNHIKEYLGRYQSQSPCPTCQGARLKPEALCVKVAGEDIAKISEMTISDALKWFGSVEKTLTPQRAEIAHRILKEIIERLHFLERVGLDYLTLSRGSATLSGGESQRIRLASQIGSGLTGVLYVLDEPSIGLHQRDNDRLLEMLRRLRDLGNTILVVEHDEDAIRQADYLIDMGPQAGALGGELIAAGTPGEVAENPKSLTGQWLAGKRGIKVPEKRRKPKGWLTLKGASGNNLKTVNVKFPLGVFTVVTGVSGSGKSSLVIDTLYKALSRRLMRASAVPLEYKSLEGLDQIDKIIEIDQSPIGRTPRSNPATYTDLFTPIREWFSGLPEAKARGYKAGRFSFNVKGGRCEACQGDGVLKIEMHFLPDVFVTCDTCKGARYNRETLEVRFRGKSIADILAMTVDEALPFFEPIPRIRDRLAILQRVGLGYIKLGQQATTLSGGEAQRVKLAKELAKRATGKTFYVLDEPTTGLHTEDVAKLLGVLQELVDQGNSILVIEHNLDLIKSGDYLIDVGPEGGAGGGEIVAVGTPEKVVKVEKSHTGRFLAPFLTHPFKGEES, via the coding sequence ATGTCTTCTCATTTCGCTCCGTCAGCCTCTTCTTCAAGTAAAAATCTGCCGAAAAAGGGGGGCAAAGAATATTTAAAAGGCCCCTGCATTCGGGTGCGGGGGGCACGGACGCATAACTTAAAAAATGTGAATGCCGATATTCCTAGAGATACTTTGACTGTCATCACGGGACTTTCCGGTTCCGGAAAATCTTCTTTGGCTTTTGATACGATCTATGCCGAAGGGCAGCGGAGATATGTCGAAAGTCTTTCTGCCTATGCCCGTCAGTTCCTTGAATTGATGGGAAAGCCTGATGTTGATTCAATTGAGGGGCTTTCCCCAGCTATTTCGATCGAGCAAAAAACAACCTCAAAAAATCCTCGCTCAACGGTTGGCACTATTACTGAGATTCACGATTATATGCGTCTTTTATGGGCGCGTGCCGGTGTGCCTTATTCGCCGTCGACAGGTCTGCCAATTGAGGCGCAATCGGTGAGTCAGATGGTGGATCGGGTGATGGCTTTACCAGAGAAAATCCGTCTTATGCTCATTGCGCCCGTCGTCCGTGGACGCAAGGGGGATGGCGCAAAAGATTTAGCCGAGTTGGCACAAAAAGGCTTTTCCAGAGTACGGGTCGATGGTGAAGTTTATGATATGGCTGATGTGCCGAAATTAAATCGCCGCACCCGTCATGATATTGATGTCGTTGTTGATCGTTTGGTTGTGCGAGAAGGGATCGAACAGCGCTTGGCAGATTCTTTAGAAACGGGTCTATCTCTTTCAGATGGTTTGATTTTTGTCGAAGAGGTACTGCCACCCTCTGCCCATCCGGAGGAGGGGAAAGAGCTTATTAAACTAAGCTTTTCCGCACGTTATTCCTGTCCGGTTTCAGGTTTTATGATTGAATCGATCGAGCCACGGCTTTTCTCTTTTAATGCCCCAATGGGAGCTTGTCCGACCTGTGATGGTTTAGGAACAGAAACGAATTTTGATGAAAATCTCATTGTGCCTGATGAGACATTGAGCTTGAAGGAGGGAGCGATTGCGCCTTGGCGGGATAATGGCTGGGATAAGGGCGATTTTTATGCGCAGACCTTAGAAGCGATTGCCAAACATAAAGGCGAAAAAACCTCTACAAAATGGCAAAATCTCAAAAAGGAAACACGTGATTACATTCTGCATGGGGGGGATGATCTTATTAAAATCCCTTATGTGGAAGGGACGCAAGTCCATATTGTTCGGCGTGTTTTTGAGGGGGTTATCGGCCAGCTAGAGCGCCGTTTGGCTAGGACAGATAGCAATCACATTAAAGAATATCTTGGGCGTTATCAGTCACAATCGCCTTGCCCTACGTGCCAAGGCGCACGTTTAAAGCCGGAGGCACTTTGCGTCAAAGTGGCTGGGGAAGATATTGCAAAAATTTCTGAAATGACCATTTCGGATGCTTTGAAATGGTTTGGTAGCGTGGAGAAAACGCTTACGCCACAAAGGGCTGAAATTGCCCATCGCATTTTAAAAGAAATTATTGAACGTTTACATTTTCTAGAACGTGTCGGATTGGATTATCTGACCCTTTCCCGTGGTTCCGCAACTTTATCGGGCGGAGAAAGTCAGCGTATTCGTCTGGCTTCACAGATTGGTTCCGGTTTAACAGGCGTGTTGTATGTTTTAGATGAGCCTTCAATTGGATTGCATCAGCGTGATAATGACCGTCTTTTGGAAATGCTGCGGCGTTTGCGAGATCTTGGTAATACGATTTTGGTGGTGGAACATGATGAGGATGCCATTCGCCAAGCGGATTATCTGATTGATATGGGGCCTCAGGCGGGTGCTTTAGGTGGAGAATTGATTGCTGCGGGCACACCAGGCGAGGTAGCGGAAAATCCGAAAAGCCTGACAGGGCAGTGGCTTGCCGGCAAGCGTGGGATTAAAGTCCCTGAAAAAAGACGCAAACCAAAGGGTTGGCTAACGCTAAAAGGCGCTTCAGGAAATAATCTTAAAACGGTGAATGTTAAATTTCCGCTGGGCGTTTTTACGGTTGTCACGGGCGTTTCGGGAAGTGGTAAATCAAGTCTTGTGATTGATACACTTTATAAAGCGCTAAGTCGGCGTCTCATGCGTGCCTCTGCGGTGCCGTTGGAATATAAGAGCCTTGAGGGGCTGGATCAGATTGATAAAATTATTGAAATTGACCAGTCGCCTATTGGGCGGACACCTCGCTCCAATCCAGCGACTTATACGGATTTATTTACCCCTATCCGTGAATGGTTTTCAGGATTGCCGGAGGCCAAAGCACGGGGATATAAGGCTGGACGTTTTTCCTTTAATGTTAAAGGTGGACGCTGTGAGGCCTGCCAAGGCGATGGGGTGTTGAAAATTGAAATGCATTTTCTGCCGGATGTTTTTGTGACCTGCGATACCTGCAAGGGGGCACGTTATAATAGGGAAACTTTAGAGGTGCGTTTTAGAGGTAAATCTATTGCGGATATTTTGGCGATGACTGTGGATGAGGCCTTGCCTTTCTTTGAGCCCATTCCTCGCATTCGGGATCGTCTCGCAATTTTACAACGTGTCGGACTTGGATATATCAAGCTTGGTCAGCAGGCCACCACGCTATCTGGCGGGGAGGCGCAGCGTGTGAAACTGGCAAAAGAGCTGGCAAAGCGGGCAACGGGAAAAACTTTTTATGTCCTTGATGAGCCAACAACGGGATTGCATACCGAAGATGTGGCTAAGCTGTTGGGGGTTCTCCAAGAGCTCGTGGATCAGGGCAATAGTATTTTGGTGATTGAGCATAATTTAGATTTGATTAAATCGGGCGATTATCTTATTGATGTCGGCCCTGAAGGTGGGGCCGGAGGCGGTGAAATTGTTGCTGTTGGGACGCCGGAGAAAGTGGTGAAGGTGGAAAAAAGTCATACAGGACGTTTTCTTGCGCCATTTTTGACACATCCTTTTAAGGGGGAGGAAAGTTAG
- a CDS encoding magnesium transporter, with the protein MNHEKNKRPASLIQKGTKTPIPPPGASVVPAAPIPFPLPLWAWQVHGEKVQKYAFNAETPLEQLAEDLDAEGLLPTKAGDWESEVNRYLSSSEDIEGSEEEERWWWIHFPTISPRIVQKIEEVGLFPEDVSLVLSEPEPGVALEVEEGVVWGAFPGFDAEQSPDDGDFATWRFVMNENLLITTSDMVVPELEKAGRGLSARHASLVPFTPAELVDQILREFALRVRRQIDKLDDSLDEPEVDLVVKHREQRGIRTALGRIRRRCTELRRVLSPVSRVLQEYDLRLPKWADSLQEQGEQQVKTALDDLQALQDRSRSLQDELASNQVAETNDRLYILSVATTLMVPATLVTGFFGMNTSGMPFAEGTFGTVYAGLTCFFCMGLFWLLIRLSNRKF; encoded by the coding sequence ATGAATCATGAAAAAAATAAACGGCCTGCTTCTTTGATACAAAAAGGCACCAAAACGCCTATACCGCCACCGGGGGCCTCTGTTGTGCCGGCAGCTCCGATACCTTTTCCTCTCCCTTTGTGGGCTTGGCAGGTGCATGGTGAAAAAGTTCAAAAATATGCTTTTAATGCTGAAACGCCTCTAGAACAGCTGGCGGAAGATCTCGATGCAGAAGGGCTATTGCCGACCAAAGCAGGGGATTGGGAGTCAGAAGTCAATCGCTATCTGTCTTCTTCCGAAGATATTGAGGGAAGTGAAGAGGAAGAAAGGTGGTGGTGGATTCATTTTCCGACCATCTCGCCTAGAATTGTACAGAAAATAGAAGAGGTAGGTCTTTTCCCAGAAGACGTCTCCTTGGTCTTAAGTGAGCCGGAACCTGGTGTCGCTTTGGAAGTAGAGGAAGGGGTCGTTTGGGGGGCGTTTCCTGGATTTGATGCAGAACAATCGCCCGATGATGGGGATTTCGCAACATGGCGGTTTGTGATGAATGAAAATCTTCTTATCACAACGTCTGATATGGTTGTCCCTGAATTGGAAAAAGCAGGGCGTGGTCTTTCCGCACGTCATGCAAGCCTCGTTCCCTTTACACCAGCAGAATTAGTTGACCAGATTTTACGAGAATTTGCGCTTAGAGTGCGCCGCCAGATTGATAAATTAGATGATTCTCTGGATGAGCCGGAGGTGGATCTGGTTGTTAAACATCGGGAACAAAGAGGCATCCGAACGGCTTTAGGGCGTATTCGGCGGCGTTGTACGGAGCTTCGCCGTGTTCTTTCACCGGTGAGCCGTGTGTTGCAGGAATATGATTTAAGATTGCCAAAATGGGCAGATTCTTTGCAAGAGCAGGGGGAGCAGCAGGTTAAAACAGCACTTGATGATCTTCAAGCTTTGCAGGATCGTTCACGCTCTTTGCAGGATGAATTGGCCTCTAATCAGGTCGCTGAAACCAATGATCGTCTTTATATTCTTTCCGTGGCAACGACTTTGATGGTGCCTGCGACCTTGGTAACAGGGTTTTTCGGGATGAATACGAGCGGAATGCCCTTTGCGGAGGGAACCTTTGGAACCGTTTATGCAGGTCTGACATGCTTTTTCTGCATGGGGCTTTTCTGGCTCCTCATTCGCTTAAGCAACCGTAAATTCTAG
- a CDS encoding purine nucleoside permease yields MKKLLSLSALLLLSSCIGIIVNQTSDSKSNAGTISESNSFSSKDSSNKKNIQTPKVIIVAGWENGKDIGDAPGEYQFWVERLHLDQKVPIHGVKTQVLRRNKEGVYGIVLKDGIFDLSALALDPKFDLKKTYWIFTGISGIDPKEASVGSVAWARWVVDGDALREIDDRKIPKSWPYGLWAIGADTPNTLPKDPNHYGSVTDVAQLSKAYPLNPSLTDWAYQISQSAKLSSLKLTDAEKAQWKNYPEATKAPKIMLGETLGALRYWHGEERTQWARDWVKLWTNQKGRFVMTNEESQTNQIEMRRLAKQDLIDPQRVMVLRSGSNFCLPPQGISAEISMGNEGDGQVIAFDNNERAGEPVVKELVKHWDKYKDTLPSLTPKK; encoded by the coding sequence ATGAAAAAACTTTTATCTCTCAGCGCTCTCCTTCTTTTAAGTTCCTGTATTGGAATTATCGTTAACCAAACTTCGGATTCAAAATCAAACGCTGGTACAATCTCAGAAAGCAATAGCTTCTCATCAAAAGATTCCTCTAATAAAAAAAATATCCAAACTCCCAAAGTCATTATTGTTGCCGGTTGGGAAAATGGCAAAGATATCGGCGATGCACCAGGAGAATATCAATTCTGGGTGGAGCGCCTTCATTTAGATCAGAAAGTCCCTATTCATGGGGTTAAAACCCAAGTCCTTCGTCGTAATAAAGAGGGCGTTTACGGTATCGTTTTAAAGGACGGTATTTTCGATCTTTCCGCTCTTGCTCTAGATCCGAAATTTGACCTGAAAAAAACTTATTGGATTTTCACTGGCATTTCTGGAATTGACCCTAAAGAAGCATCTGTCGGCTCTGTTGCTTGGGCAAGATGGGTTGTCGATGGCGATGCGCTACGTGAAATTGATGACCGTAAAATCCCAAAAAGCTGGCCTTATGGCCTCTGGGCGATTGGCGCAGACACGCCGAACACGCTTCCAAAAGACCCCAACCATTATGGCTCTGTAACCGATGTGGCACAGCTTTCCAAAGCCTATCCTCTTAATCCATCACTAACCGACTGGGCCTATCAGATCAGTCAAAGTGCAAAACTGTCTTCTCTGAAATTAACGGATGCGGAGAAAGCACAATGGAAAAATTACCCAGAGGCCACCAAAGCACCTAAAATTATGCTCGGCGAAACCCTCGGGGCGCTTCGTTACTGGCATGGCGAGGAAAGAACGCAATGGGCAAGAGATTGGGTCAAGCTTTGGACAAATCAAAAAGGCCGCTTTGTGATGACCAATGAGGAAAGCCAGACCAATCAAATTGAAATGCGCCGCTTGGCCAAACAGGATTTAATTGATCCTCAGCGTGTCATGGTCTTACGTTCGGGTAGTAATTTCTGCTTACCACCTCAAGGCATTTCAGCAGAAATCTCTATGGGCAATGAGGGAGATGGGCAAGTTATCGCCTTTGACAATAACGAACGTGCCGGTGAACCTGTCGTCAAAGAACTCGTCAAACATTGGGATAAATACAAAGACACACTCCCAAGCCTGACGCCTAAAAAATAA
- a CDS encoding sel1 repeat family protein, protein MKWQKIIWIPFLLGFFQSAQAQDTLVFSSLSPYKYWKLSALKEQAEAGNTEAQLYLGTHYWYGGNGGLILTETQIQADEKLIGQDYYQAVIWFEEAAKKGESRAQDYLGLAYASGAGGKQVDLKQAFDWFEKSALQNNLCAQIHLAQAYAKGVGVAKDCRRAKDWVHQAISSPEWGNIPFCDEKITTLKKIEKDGLECEN, encoded by the coding sequence ATGAAATGGCAAAAAATAATTTGGATCCCGTTTTTGTTAGGATTCTTCCAATCAGCCCAGGCTCAGGATACACTGGTTTTTTCAAGTTTAAGCCCATACAAATATTGGAAACTTTCTGCCTTGAAAGAGCAGGCAGAGGCCGGAAATACAGAAGCGCAATTATATCTTGGCACACATTATTGGTACGGTGGCAATGGTGGTTTAATTCTGACAGAAACCCAAATCCAAGCTGATGAAAAACTTATTGGGCAAGATTATTATCAAGCGGTCATCTGGTTTGAGGAGGCCGCTAAAAAAGGTGAATCAAGAGCCCAGGATTATCTCGGTTTGGCTTATGCCTCTGGGGCGGGCGGCAAGCAGGTGGACTTAAAACAGGCTTTTGATTGGTTTGAAAAATCCGCCCTGCAAAATAATCTCTGTGCGCAAATCCATTTAGCGCAAGCCTATGCAAAAGGCGTAGGCGTGGCAAAAGACTGCCGCCGTGCAAAGGATTGGGTCCATCAGGCGATTTCCTCCCCCGAATGGGGAAATATTCCTTTCTGCGATGAAAAAATAACAACCTTAAAAAAAATAGAAAAAGATGGGCTTGAATGCGAAAACTAA
- a CDS encoding sel1 repeat family protein: MRRQTIIFIMFLLGFFQSAQAQDTLVLSSLSPYKYWKLSALKEQAEAGNTEAQLYLGRVYWYGGDGLIALTEAQANEKMVEQDYYKAVIWFEEAAKKGESRAQDYLGLAYASGAGKKVDLKQAFDWFEKSALQNNLCAQIHLAQAYAKGAGVAKDCRRAKDWVHQAISSPEWEPMIWLPFCDEKSKTLDQIEKEGIECTD, from the coding sequence ATGAGACGGCAAACAATCATTTTCATCATGTTCTTGTTGGGCTTTTTTCAGTCCGCCCAGGCTCAGGATACACTGGTTCTTTCAAGTTTAAGTCCATACAAATATTGGAAACTTTCTGCCTTGAAAGAGCAGGCAGAGGCCGGAAACACAGAAGCGCAATTATATCTTGGCAGGGTTTATTGGTATGGGGGCGATGGCTTAATTGCGCTTACAGAAGCCCAAGCCAATGAAAAAATGGTTGAACAGGATTATTACAAGGCGGTGATCTGGTTTGAAGAGGCTGCTAAAAAAGGAGAATCCAGAGCCCAGGATTATCTCGGTTTGGCTTATGCCTCTGGGGCGGGCAAGAAAGTGGATTTAAAGCAGGCTTTTGATTGGTTTGAAAAATCCGCCCTGCAAAATAATCTCTGTGCGCAAATACATTTAGCGCAAGCCTATGCAAAAGGCGCAGGCGTGGCAAAAGACTGCCGCCGTGCAAAGGATTGGGTCCATCAGGCAATTTCCTCCCCTGAATGGGAACCCATGATATGGCTTCCTTTTTGCGATGAAAAATCTAAAACCTTAGACCAAATAGAAAAAGAAGGAATTGAATGCACAGATTAA
- the htpG gene encoding molecular chaperone HtpG: MTTTDSKKTNKASTGADNTVERHEFNAEVGRLLDLVVHSLYSEREIFLRELLANAADATDKRRFEAQSDASLALPAEAPIIVKADEKTKTLTVSDQGLGMSREELAQNLGTIARSGTKAFEEKLRNADSKDRPNLIGQFGVGFYSAFMVANSVDVISKKAGTDEAWKWHSDGKGAYTLEPATREKAGTEIILHLKEDAEEFLKTGRIHEIADKWVSHLSWPVTLEEEKDGKAEFTPLNKGKALWSQPKSKVEDEEYSAFYHGLTHNFDKPAEILHWHAEGMTEFSALLFVPSERPFDFFSRQERESKIQLYVRRMFITDEAELLPAWLRFYAGVVDTSDLPLNVSREMLQATPTLARIRKAVTSKAFSALEKIATDNEKSEEEKSSFEKIWGNFGAVLKEGIWEDTDYRSKIAAISLFHSTENPDGWTTLSDYVSRMKEGQKSIYYITGESHDALRHSAHLEKFRARGIEVLLLSDPVDSFWPERLHEFEGKKLKSVTDSDEDLKDIKAPEPEGEAANLEVLDTRLKELLGDQVKEVRPTDNLSESALILSSDGGPDAALQQLLRRTGQEVPVSQPTLELNPRHPLIAMLAKKAEKGEDLGHYPEILMSLGRLQDGEHLKDPTSFTRMISDLLAGEAK, translated from the coding sequence ATGACTACAACTGATTCAAAAAAAACCAATAAAGCCTCTACAGGGGCTGACAATACTGTTGAACGCCATGAATTTAATGCCGAGGTTGGACGTTTGCTCGATCTCGTTGTTCATTCCCTCTATTCAGAACGGGAAATCTTCCTGCGTGAACTTCTTGCCAATGCGGCAGATGCCACCGATAAACGGCGCTTCGAAGCGCAAAGCGATGCCAGCCTTGCTTTACCTGCCGAAGCACCCATCATTGTTAAAGCCGATGAAAAAACCAAAACCCTCACTGTTTCCGATCAAGGACTTGGTATGAGCCGTGAGGAGCTTGCACAAAATCTCGGAACAATTGCTCGCTCCGGAACAAAAGCCTTTGAGGAAAAACTTCGCAATGCCGACAGCAAGGATCGTCCCAACCTTATCGGCCAATTCGGGGTTGGTTTCTATTCTGCCTTTATGGTTGCAAATTCTGTTGATGTGATTTCTAAAAAAGCCGGTACAGACGAAGCTTGGAAATGGCATTCCGATGGTAAAGGCGCTTATACGCTCGAGCCCGCCACCAGAGAAAAAGCCGGAACGGAAATTATCCTTCATCTTAAAGAAGATGCTGAAGAATTTTTAAAGACAGGCCGTATCCATGAAATCGCAGATAAATGGGTCTCGCACCTTTCTTGGCCGGTCACCTTGGAAGAGGAAAAAGACGGCAAAGCCGAGTTTACCCCCCTTAATAAAGGTAAAGCGCTTTGGAGCCAGCCTAAAAGTAAAGTGGAAGATGAAGAATATTCTGCCTTCTACCACGGCCTAACCCATAATTTTGACAAGCCTGCGGAAATTCTGCATTGGCATGCGGAGGGAATGACAGAATTTTCTGCCCTTCTTTTTGTACCGAGCGAGCGTCCTTTCGACTTTTTCTCTCGTCAGGAACGTGAAAGTAAAATCCAACTTTACGTCCGCCGCATGTTCATTACAGACGAGGCCGAACTTCTACCGGCTTGGCTACGTTTCTATGCCGGTGTGGTCGATACATCCGACCTACCGCTAAATGTTTCCCGTGAAATGCTCCAAGCAACGCCAACCTTAGCCCGTATTCGGAAAGCCGTTACAAGCAAAGCTTTCTCAGCGCTTGAAAAAATCGCCACAGATAACGAAAAGTCAGAAGAGGAAAAATCTTCTTTTGAGAAAATCTGGGGGAATTTCGGAGCTGTCCTCAAAGAAGGTATCTGGGAAGACACCGATTACCGTTCTAAAATTGCGGCAATTTCTCTTTTCCACTCGACCGAAAATCCGGATGGCTGGACGACACTTTCCGACTATGTCAGCCGTATGAAAGAAGGTCAAAAGAGCATCTATTATATTACAGGGGAATCACATGATGCCTTGCGTCATTCCGCTCATTTGGAGAAATTCCGTGCCCGTGGCATCGAAGTTCTGCTCTTAAGCGATCCTGTCGATAGTTTCTGGCCAGAACGCCTCCATGAATTCGAAGGCAAAAAATTAAAATCCGTTACCGACAGCGATGAAGATTTAAAAGACATCAAAGCTCCTGAACCAGAGGGTGAAGCTGCAAATTTAGAGGTGCTGGATACACGCCTCAAAGAACTTCTCGGTGATCAGGTCAAAGAAGTGCGTCCAACCGATAATCTCAGCGAAAGTGCGTTGATTCTAAGCTCTGATGGGGGGCCAGATGCCGCTTTGCAGCAGCTTCTACGCCGTACAGGTCAGGAAGTCCCGGTTTCTCAGCCTACTTTAGAGCTTAACCCACGCCACCCATTGATTGCGATGCTGGCGAAAAAAGCTGAAAAAGGCGAAGACCTCGGCCACTATCCTGAAATTCTGATGAGCCTTGGACGTTTACAGGATGGCGAACATCTTAAAGACCCAACCAGCTTCACCCGAATGATCTCTGATCTTTTAGCCGGTGAGGCAAAATAA
- a CDS encoding alpha-keto acid decarboxylase family protein encodes MSYTVGQYLADRLVQIGLKDHFAIAGDYNLVLLDQFLKNKNWNQIYDCNELNCGFAAEGYARANGAAACVVTYTVGAISAMNSALAGAYAENLPVLCISGAPNCNDYGSGRILHHTIGKPEFTQQLDMVKHITCAAESVTQASEAPAKIDHVIRTMLLEQRPAYIDIACNISGMECPRPGPIEDLLPQYAADNKSLTSAIDAIAKKVAASEKVTLYVGPKVRPGKAKEAAVALADALGCAVTVGPASMSFFPAKHPGFRGTYWGIVSTGDANKVVEEAETLIVLGPNWNDYATVGWKAWPKGPGVVTIDEKSAQVDGQVFSGLNMKALVEGLAKKVSKKPATAESSKAPHFEYPVAKPDAKLTNAEMARQIMALLDDNTTLHAETGDSWFNVKDMNWPNGLRIETEMQYGHIGWSIPSGFGGAIGSPERKHIIMCGDGSFQLTCQEVSQMIRYKLPVTIFLIDNHGYGIEIAIHDGPYNYIQNWNFAKLMEVFNGEGEECPYSHNKNGKSGLGLKATTPAELADAIKQAEANKEGPTLIQVVIDQDDCTKDLLTWGKEVAKTNARSPVVTDKA; translated from the coding sequence ATGTCTTATACCGTTGGACAATATCTAGCAGATCGCTTGGTTCAAATTGGACTTAAAGATCACTTCGCTATCGCCGGGGATTACAACCTCGTTCTATTAGATCAATTTCTGAAAAATAAAAATTGGAATCAAATTTACGATTGTAATGAATTAAACTGTGGTTTTGCCGCTGAAGGTTATGCACGTGCCAATGGGGCAGCCGCTTGCGTTGTGACCTATACAGTGGGTGCAATTTCTGCCATGAACTCCGCCCTTGCTGGTGCATATGCAGAAAACCTACCTGTTCTTTGTATTTCAGGTGCACCAAACTGCAATGATTATGGTTCAGGCCGTATTCTCCACCATACCATTGGGAAGCCGGAATTTACACAGCAACTTGATATGGTCAAGCATATTACGTGTGCTGCGGAATCCGTTACACAAGCCAGCGAAGCGCCTGCGAAAATTGACCATGTCATTCGCACGATGTTGCTTGAACAAAGACCAGCCTATATTGATATTGCCTGCAATATTTCCGGTATGGAATGCCCACGTCCAGGTCCAATCGAAGACCTATTGCCACAATATGCGGCAGACAATAAATCTTTGACAAGCGCCATTGATGCGATTGCAAAGAAAGTGGCCGCTTCTGAAAAAGTGACTCTTTATGTCGGTCCTAAAGTTCGCCCAGGAAAAGCAAAAGAAGCTGCAGTTGCTCTTGCAGACGCACTTGGCTGTGCGGTGACAGTCGGCCCAGCTTCCATGTCTTTCTTCCCCGCAAAACATCCAGGTTTCCGTGGAACCTATTGGGGTATTGTTTCTACAGGCGATGCCAACAAAGTTGTTGAAGAAGCAGAGACATTGATTGTCTTAGGGCCAAATTGGAATGACTACGCAACCGTTGGTTGGAAAGCATGGCCAAAAGGTCCGGGTGTTGTCACAATTGATGAAAAAAGTGCACAAGTTGACGGACAGGTTTTCTCTGGCCTCAACATGAAAGCGCTTGTTGAAGGTCTTGCTAAAAAAGTTTCTAAGAAACCAGCAACCGCAGAATCAAGCAAAGCACCTCATTTTGAATATCCTGTTGCTAAGCCAGATGCAAAATTGACCAATGCAGAAATGGCTCGCCAGATCATGGCTCTTTTGGATGACAATACAACATTGCATGCAGAAACAGGTGATTCATGGTTCAATGTGAAAGACATGAACTGGCCAAATGGTTTGAGAATTGAAACCGAAATGCAATATGGTCATATCGGCTGGTCTATTCCTTCAGGATTTGGCGGTGCGATCGGTTCTCCAGAGCGTAAGCACATCATTATGTGCGGTGATGGTTCCTTCCAGCTAACTTGCCAGGAAGTCAGCCAGATGATCCGTTACAAATTGCCTGTGACAATCTTTTTGATTGATAATCACGGCTATGGCATTGAAATTGCTATTCATGATGGCCCATACAACTACATCCAAAACTGGAACTTTGCGAAGTTGATGGAAGTCTTCAATGGCGAAGGCGAAGAATGCCCTTATTCCCATAATAAGAATGGGAAAAGTGGTCTCGGCTTAAAAGCAACCACACCTGCAGAACTTGCAGATGCGATTAAACAAGCAGAGGCAAATAAAGAAGGCCCAACTTTGATTCAAGTCGTCATTGATCAGGACGATTGCACCAAAGATCTGCTAACATGGGGTAAAGAAGTTGCAAAAACAAATGCACGTTCCCCTGTCGTTACAGACAAGGCCTAA